The Anabaena sp. PCC 7108 region TAAAACCCTTTTTCTCCCTGCCCCCTGCCCCCTGCCCCCTGCCCCCTGCCCCCTGCCTTATCCCAACGACAATTTTTAACGCCAACCTACTTATGGTTCGGGGGAAACTTGGACAATTAATTTTCCCATTTTATTCCCATCAAAAAGTTTGAGAATCGCCTTGGGTGCATTTTCCAATCCCTCGACAATCTCCTGATTATATTTTATTTTCCCCTGTTGTATCCATTGTCCGATTTCCCGAAAAGCAACATCCCATTGCTGAACATAATCAGAGACAATAAAACCTTTTACCAGTACACGCTTCATTAAAATCTGGCTGAAATTATAGGGGCCAGGTACAGGTTCTTGAGAATTATAAGTGGAAATCAAACCACATAAAGGAATGCGTGCATTTAAATTCACCTGTGTCAAAACAGCATCAAGAATTGCACCACCAACATTCTCGAAATAGACATCAATCCCATTGGGACATGATTTTGCTAAAGCTGGGATTAAATCTGCGGTTTGATAGTTAATTGCAGCATCAAAACCGAGTTCTTCTAACAACCATTGACATTTCTCGTCTGAACCAGTGATTCCCACCACACGACAACCTTTAATTTTGGCGATTTGTCCAACTAGAGAACCAACCGCACCAGAGGCCGCTGATACAACTACGGTTTCTCCAGCTTGGGGTTTTCCGATATCCAGCAAACCAAAATAAGCTGTACAGCCAATAAAGCTGAGGGGACCCATAAAGCCTATGAGAGGAACGGGTAAGGGTGTCGGTAGTTTGATAAGAGAAAGGAGGTTGGGAGGAGAAATTACGGCGTAATCTTGCCATCCTAGCAGTCCCGAAACTAAATCCCCTGGTTGAAAGTTGGGATTTTTGGATTCTTCGACTGCACCCACAACTAAACCACGCATCACTTCCCCAAGTTGAACTGGAGGCATATACTGTGGTCTATCACTCATCCAAATGCGATGGGTAGGATCTAGGGAAAGATAGATATTGCGTACCAGTACTTCACCATCTTGGAGGCTGGGAATTGGTTCTTCCCGATACTCAAAATCACTTTCTTTGATGTCACCTACAGGACGTGCAGCCAAGCGCCACTGACGATTTATTGATTTTTGCATAGGTTTGAGTTTGCGTGTTTTAAAAAACAAAAGCATCTATCACTGTGAATATTTTGGCAGATTGGCAGGTATGTTTGGAAAAACTCATCATAATAATGGGGCAGCGGATAATATCGTGTTCTTTTGAATACTTATGATTTGTATCAGGCATTTCGCTAAATTGTGTCAGCGCTAAATTGGTCACAAAATGCTAATTTAGGAAACTGTGAGTGATTTGTATTTTCCTAAATCTACCAATGCCTTATCTTACTGCTGCTGGAGAAATTCGTTCCCTAATTGCTGAATTTACCAAATCTAAGACTCTGTGGATAGATACAGAAGTTGCTGACTATAAAAGTCGTAATCCGAGATTATCGCTGATTCAGATATTGGATAATCCTCATGATATGACCGGCAATAGCGTTTATATTTTGGATGTCTTAGATCAGCCTGATGTAATTGCTGATTTTACTGTGCAAATTATGTTTAATTCGGCTATCGAAAAAGTTTTTCATAATGCTAGTTATGATCTGAGACTTTTAGGAAGTAAGAAGGCTCAAAATATTACTTGTACTTTAGAAATGGCTAAAAAAATTCCTTATCATTTGCTGCCATTACCTAATTATCAACTTAAAACTCTAGCTACTGCACTTTGTAATTTTCACAATATTGATAAACAAGAACAAAGCAGTGATTGGGGGATAAGACCTTTAACGGAAGACCAGATAGAGTATGCTTACTTTGATTGCATTTATTTAGCTCAAGTACACTTGCAGTTATTGGCTTTAAGTTCTCAAATTAGATCAGATCCGGCAACAGAAGATTTAGCAACACTTTCTGAAAAATATACAAAAATCGAACAGCAGCGAAAGCTGATAAATTCGGAATTTGATTATTTACAAGAACGTTTAAAGAAAGCAATGCAAGTTCAAAAAATTTCTGAGAATGAATATTGCCGACTCAGTAATTATGATCGTAAATCTGTAAAAGTGCAGTTTAGTGAATTATTGAGATTGGTAGAAAATCAAAATATTGATTTAGATTTTTCGATTACTCTGACTGAGAAATTGCAAAAGGATTTAGGGAGAAATTTGGAACAATTAGATGTAGATATTGAAAAAACTACTGTTTGGCGAATAATTGCTAAGAATCAGGAAGATGAAGTTAATAATGAGTAATATTTCAGAGGGAATAGGAAACGGGCAACAGGGAACAGAAAAAACTCATGTTTAGAAACATGAGATTGAAATAATGACACTGTTTTTTGACTGAGTTTACCCTGAGAACTAAAGTTTCTTATCTGTTCCCTGTTCCCTTTTTTTGTAATAATTTGTACTAGGAATAATTAAAGATGAATTTAATCATATAAAAAATGTAGTAAAATGCACAATTTATTAATTAAAAACTGAAAGTGTTTATACATTAAATCTACAATTTAATGGTTAAATTTTGAAAAAGCTTTTAATTAAAAACAAAAAAATCAGATGTTAAAATATTGTTGATTTTGTGAAAGCTTTTGGCAAAAGTTAAAATTGTATTGGAGTAACATAAATAGATTTTGGTCATGATTTTCTCCAGGTGTAAATGCGGTTTATAAAAATTTATGAAATGGCAGTTATTGACACAGAAAAAGCAAGTGTTAGTTAGAATATTCACTATAGCAATTGTTACTGGTTTAAGTGGAATTCTATGCAGTTCTTGCAGCAAAAATCAGGATGTATTGGTGACAGAAGTAGGAGTTAGTCCTCCCAATCGTCGTACAGCGAAAACAACCAAAGCCGGAGACTTTTATATTCAAGGACAGAATCAGCACGCTAAAGGCAATTCCCAAGCGGCTATTGCTGCCTATAGTAGGTCGATTAGCCTCAATTCCCAATATGCGCCGGCGTTCAAAAGTCGAGGATTGGCATATTTTGATATTGGTAACAAAGAAGGTGCGATCGCTGATTATAATAAAGCCTTGCGTCTCAATCCCAATGATGCGGAAACTTACAATAATCGCGCCAATGCCTTGGCATCTATGGGAGATCAACAAAAAGCGATCGCAGATTACAATGAAGCTATTCGTCTAGCCCCTAACTATGCGGAAGCCTACAATAATCGTGGAAATGCCCGCGCTACCCAAGGAAACACCAACGGGGCGCTGGAGGACTACACACAAGCCATTCGTCTGGATTCCAATTATTCTATTGCCTACAATAATCGGGGCAATACTTACGCTGCTAGGGGAGAACAACAGAAAGCGATCGCAGATTACAATGAAGCTATCCGCCTCAATCCCAATTTTGGCCCTGCTTTTAATAACCGAGGCAACGCTTTTGCCGCTACTGGAGACAAGCGAGGGGCGTTAAAAGATTTACAACGCGCAGCTACTATTTTTGATAAAGAAGGAAATAAGGACTTATATCAACAAGTAATGAAGAATATTCAAGAACTGGGGAAATAATTCGTAATTCGTAATTCGTAATTCGTAATTCGTAATTCGTAATTCGTAATTCGTAATTCGTAATTCGTAATTCGTAATTCGTAATTCGTAATTCCTCCGCATCTCCCCATCTCCGCGTCCCCGTGTCTACGCGTCCCCCCATCTCCCCATCTTCTTTTATTCTTCAATAATGGGGGTGCGTAAATCTTCTACCAAAGCCTGAATTTCTGTGGGTGGGGGTGGTGTTAATCGAGAAACTATCAGGGTGACAATAAAGTTAATAATCATCCCTAAAGTACCAATTCCTTCAGCAGAAACGCCAAAAAACCAGGGTGTCATCCCGGCAAATTTCACGCCGACAATGTAGATAATTGTAAATATCAAACCTGTTAACATTCCGGCAATTGCACCTTCAGAATTGGTGCGTTTATCAAAAATTCCCAAGAATATCACCGGGAAAAAACTAGCGGCAGCTAAACCAAAAGCAAAAGCTACCACTTCACTCACAAATCCTGGTGGATTTACCCCAAAATATCCAGCCAAAACCAGGGCAAAACCAACCACAATCCGCCCTACAAATACTCGTTTTTGTTCTGAAGCTGTGGGATCAAAAATGCGGTAATAAACATCATGGGCGACGGAACTGGAAATTACTAATAATAAACCAGATGCTGTGGATAAAGCCGCAGCTAAACCACCAGCCGCAACTAAAGCAATTATCCAAGGGGGAAGGTTAGCAACTTCTGGGGTAGAAAGAACTATGATATCTTTATCAATTGTAATTTCGTTGGTTTCTTTATTAGGAGTTAATTGCAAACGTCCATCTTTATTTTTGTCTTCAAAAGCTAGAAGTTTGGTTTTTTCCCATTTATTTACCCAATCTAATTGCTGTACTTCGGCAATTGTTTGATTATGCAAAGAAGTAATTAGATTATAACGAGAAAACATCCCGACTGCGGGGGCTGTGGTGTAGAGAATGGCGATAAATAATAATGCCCAACCAGCAGAATAACGGGCTGCACGGACACTTTTAACTGTGTAAAACCGGACGATAATATGAGGTAAACCGGCAGTTCCTACCATTAAAGCAATAGTAATGAATAGGATATCTAACATTGATTTGTTGGCAAAAGGCTGGGTATATTCTTTAAAGCCTAAATCCAGTTGAATGAGGTTGAGTTTATCGGCGATATCACTAGCAGTAAAAGCTAATTGGGGAATAGGATTACCAGTCAGTTTGTATGCGATCGCAATTGCCGGAATTAAGTATGCGAAAATCAATACACAATACTGGGCTACTTGTGTCCAGGTAATACCTTTCATTCCTCCCAAAACCGCAAAAAAGCCGACAATGATCATCCCGATAATCACGCCAGTATTCACGTCTACTTGTAAGAAGCGACTGAAGACAATTCCCACCCCGCGCATTTGTCCAGCGACGTAGGTAAGAGATACGAAAATGGCTGCAACTACCGCCACCAACCGAGCTATGTTAGAGTAATAGCGATCGCCCACAAAATCAGGTACAGTATATTTACCAAATTTTCGCAGATAAGGCGCTAATAATAATGCTAGTAAAACATAGCCACCAGTCCAACCCATCAAATAAATAGAACCGTCATATCCCAAAAACGAGATTAACCCCGCCATTGAAATAAACGAAGCCGCAGACATCCAATCAGCCGCCGTAGCCGCACCATTTGCAATTGAAGGTATTCCCTGACCGGCAATAAAAAAGTCTTTAGTATTTTCTACTCGTGATTGCCAACCAATGTAAATGTAAACTACAAAAGAAAGTCCAACTAAGATAATCGTCCAAAGTTCAACTGACACTGTTTCTCCTCACTTTTTGGTATTATATTTGCGGTCTAATTTATCCATTTGGAAAGCGTAAGTAAAAATCAATACCACAAAAACCAAAATTGATCCTTGTTGCGCCATCCAAAAGCCAAAGGGAACACCAAAAAACCGAATTGCATTTAATGGTTGAACTAATAAAATACTAAAAACTAGGGACACTAAAGCCCAAACAATTAAAAGATTTCTAATTAAGGTAGTGTTAGCACGCCAATAAGCGCGACGCTGATCTTCGTCCATTTTTCTTTTATCATCATTGCATCACAGATAATATCAGCAAGTTGAGATAATGCCGTTTTATTTTGGCGTTTTTTTTGTTAAGTTTTCTATACTTATTAAGTAGTTAGTTCTATTTTTTATGGTGATTTTTGGGTAAGTTAAATATTTTTTATCTCACGCAGAGACGCTCCAGGCGCAAAGGAAGAGAGAAGGAGAGAAGAAAATGAAACCCAACTTTGATTAATTTTATTTATTTTCCTAGAAATAAATCTTAATTCTGAAGAAGCCTAATTTGCTTACAAGCATATTCATAGTCTAGCTCTTTACCCTGGTATTTATAGATATTAGCTGCTGTCTTTAAATCCTCAATTGCCTCGTATTTGTATTCCAAACAATATTGAGCAATACCACGATTGTAGTAGCTATTGGCAGCGTTAGGATTTATTTTGATTGCTTGAGTGTAATCTGCAATTGCACTTTTGCTATTTCCTAGTTTAAAATAGGCAAGACCACGAACACTATAAGTGAGCGCATCATGGGGATTAATCTTAATTGCTTGCGTATAATCCTTAACCGCACTTTTGTTATTTCCTAGCTCAAAATAAGCAATACCCCGAACACTGTAAGTAAGGGCATCGTTAGGATTAATCTTAATTGCTTGAGTGTAATCCTCAATTGCACCAGGTTTATTTCCTAACTCATTACGAGTAATACCACGCCTTAAGTAAGCTTTAGCCACTTGAGGATTAAGTTCTAATGCTTTAGTATAGTTACCAATCGCACCTATATAATCTTTTTGTGTAAAACAATCATCACCAAGACGAATATAGTAGTTAGGTTGAGAAAATTTACAAATTTCTAAATAGCTGCGTAAACCCCCAGAATAAAGCAATTCATCTATTCCCACCAAGGCTTTACTAGCAGCCGATTTAATCATATTTGTTGGTAAAAATCCCGCCAAAATCAGATTGTATTCAGCCTGAGCTTCGCTAACTTCTTCTTGAATTAAAATACAAACTAGAACAGCATTTTTTTCAATTTCTTCTTGACTAATTGACCATTGAATTTTATCAAAGTTGCCATTACGGGCTTTAACCTGAATACCAATTGATGAGTCAGAAGTTAAGGTAAAATCAACTTTTCCATCACCACCAACGCGCTTTTCATAGTCAACTTCCGTGACAAAATCGGCTAAACGGGATTTGACAACTTCCTCACCCAACTTCCCCTTCATGTTGTTGATAAAGTAATTTTTTGGGTCGGTTGGTTTATACTTTCTCACCATCTCCCAGCAAAAATCCCGTAATTGGTCTAACCTTTTACCGGAAATGACAGTTAATTCACTATGCTGGCCTTTTTCGTCACAACGGAGTAAGTTAGCAGATTTAAGTCTTTGAATAAAATCAGTCTGTTGTGCCTTGAGTGGTGTTGTCCAGTCCATATTGGTATAAGTTTGCTCTGATGTGACAAGGTATCTAATTTTAGTATTCCCCATCAAGAGGCAAAAATCTCAAATATCTACTGAATTTGACTATGTGCTTGGGGGTTAGGCTTATTTTTAGGCTGCTTAATTTATCAATTCTTCCTAGTATTAAGACATCGCTAAACCTGCATTTATCACCCCACATTATTATTTTCATAGTAAGAGCATCATCTAATTATAGTGTTATTATAAAAATAATACGTAATTAACTTCTAGTAGTAAATTCTCATAATGGAAAATAAAAGCATGAAAAATAAAGAATTTTATGTAGTAATTGAAAGAGATGAAGATGGTATGTATATCGGTGAAGTTCCTCAACTTAAGGCTTGTTACAGTCAAGGAGAAACTATTGATGAACTGATGAAAAATATTAGAGAAGTTATTGAAATGTGTGTAGAAGAATTAGAAGAGGAATTAACCACAGAATTTATTGGCGTGCAAAAGGTAGTATTATCATGACAAAACTACCAACAATTACAGGAGAAGAACTAATTGCTGCACTAGAAAAAGCTGGTTTTTATATAGTGAGACAAAAGGGTAGTCATGTGAGAATGAAGCATGAAGATAATCGAGTTGTTTCTATTCCTTGTCATAGTGGTAAAACTAT contains the following coding sequences:
- a CDS encoding NADP-dependent oxidoreductase; this translates as MQKSINRQWRLAARPVGDIKESDFEYREEPIPSLQDGEVLVRNIYLSLDPTHRIWMSDRPQYMPPVQLGEVMRGLVVGAVEESKNPNFQPGDLVSGLLGWQDYAVISPPNLLSLIKLPTPLPVPLIGFMGPLSFIGCTAYFGLLDIGKPQAGETVVVSAASGAVGSLVGQIAKIKGCRVVGITGSDEKCQWLLEELGFDAAINYQTADLIPALAKSCPNGIDVYFENVGGAILDAVLTQVNLNARIPLCGLISTYNSQEPVPGPYNFSQILMKRVLVKGFIVSDYVQQWDVAFREIGQWIQQGKIKYNQEIVEGLENAPKAILKLFDGNKMGKLIVQVSPEP
- a CDS encoding ribonuclease D is translated as MPYLTAAGEIRSLIAEFTKSKTLWIDTEVADYKSRNPRLSLIQILDNPHDMTGNSVYILDVLDQPDVIADFTVQIMFNSAIEKVFHNASYDLRLLGSKKAQNITCTLEMAKKIPYHLLPLPNYQLKTLATALCNFHNIDKQEQSSDWGIRPLTEDQIEYAYFDCIYLAQVHLQLLALSSQIRSDPATEDLATLSEKYTKIEQQRKLINSEFDYLQERLKKAMQVQKISENEYCRLSNYDRKSVKVQFSELLRLVENQNIDLDFSITLTEKLQKDLGRNLEQLDVDIEKTTVWRIIAKNQEDEVNNE
- a CDS encoding tetratricopeptide repeat protein, which gives rise to MKWQLLTQKKQVLVRIFTIAIVTGLSGILCSSCSKNQDVLVTEVGVSPPNRRTAKTTKAGDFYIQGQNQHAKGNSQAAIAAYSRSISLNSQYAPAFKSRGLAYFDIGNKEGAIADYNKALRLNPNDAETYNNRANALASMGDQQKAIADYNEAIRLAPNYAEAYNNRGNARATQGNTNGALEDYTQAIRLDSNYSIAYNNRGNTYAARGEQQKAIADYNEAIRLNPNFGPAFNNRGNAFAATGDKRGALKDLQRAATIFDKEGNKDLYQQVMKNIQELGK
- a CDS encoding sodium:solute symporter family protein; translation: MSVELWTIILVGLSFVVYIYIGWQSRVENTKDFFIAGQGIPSIANGAATAADWMSAASFISMAGLISFLGYDGSIYLMGWTGGYVLLALLLAPYLRKFGKYTVPDFVGDRYYSNIARLVAVVAAIFVSLTYVAGQMRGVGIVFSRFLQVDVNTGVIIGMIIVGFFAVLGGMKGITWTQVAQYCVLIFAYLIPAIAIAYKLTGNPIPQLAFTASDIADKLNLIQLDLGFKEYTQPFANKSMLDILFITIALMVGTAGLPHIIVRFYTVKSVRAARYSAGWALLFIAILYTTAPAVGMFSRYNLITSLHNQTIAEVQQLDWVNKWEKTKLLAFEDKNKDGRLQLTPNKETNEITIDKDIIVLSTPEVANLPPWIIALVAAGGLAAALSTASGLLLVISSSVAHDVYYRIFDPTASEQKRVFVGRIVVGFALVLAGYFGVNPPGFVSEVVAFAFGLAAASFFPVIFLGIFDKRTNSEGAIAGMLTGLIFTIIYIVGVKFAGMTPWFFGVSAEGIGTLGMIINFIVTLIVSRLTPPPPTEIQALVEDLRTPIIEE
- a CDS encoding DUF4212 domain-containing protein produces the protein MDEDQRRAYWRANTTLIRNLLIVWALVSLVFSILLVQPLNAIRFFGVPFGFWMAQQGSILVFVVLIFTYAFQMDKLDRKYNTKK
- a CDS encoding tetratricopeptide repeat protein; amino-acid sequence: MDWTTPLKAQQTDFIQRLKSANLLRCDEKGQHSELTVISGKRLDQLRDFCWEMVRKYKPTDPKNYFINNMKGKLGEEVVKSRLADFVTEVDYEKRVGGDGKVDFTLTSDSSIGIQVKARNGNFDKIQWSISQEEIEKNAVLVCILIQEEVSEAQAEYNLILAGFLPTNMIKSAASKALVGIDELLYSGGLRSYLEICKFSQPNYYIRLGDDCFTQKDYIGAIGNYTKALELNPQVAKAYLRRGITRNELGNKPGAIEDYTQAIKINPNDALTYSVRGIAYFELGNNKSAVKDYTQAIKINPHDALTYSVRGLAYFKLGNSKSAIADYTQAIKINPNAANSYYNRGIAQYCLEYKYEAIEDLKTAANIYKYQGKELDYEYACKQIRLLQN
- a CDS encoding type II toxin-antitoxin system HicB family antitoxin, giving the protein MKNKEFYVVIERDEDGMYIGEVPQLKACYSQGETIDELMKNIREVIEMCVEELEEELTTEFIGVQKVVLS
- a CDS encoding type II toxin-antitoxin system HicA family toxin, whose protein sequence is MTKLPTITGEELIAALEKAGFYIVRQKGSHVRMKHEDNRVVSIPCHSGKTIGKGLLVKIIRDADLTKDELIELLN